Proteins from a single region of Lepus europaeus isolate LE1 chromosome 4, mLepTim1.pri, whole genome shotgun sequence:
- the LOC133758735 gene encoding putative vomeronasal receptor-like protein 4, with product MLLKNALFSQVGIGITANTLLLLFHIFTFCQDHRPKPSSLTVCHLALVHTAMLLTVVLLASPDLFESLHFQNDFKCKALYYIGRVMQGLSICTTGVLSTIQAVTLSPSTSWMAKFKHKLMNTVTRAYVFTWTLTLASSGNLLFYIVSFSNLNQTNLMFLNKYCSLSPMSSLIRYLFYALTTSRDVSFVGVMLLSSVYLVNLLFRHQRRAQHLHSASLSPRPSPERRAAQAVLLLVGFFVVMSWMDFLITTFPILLSAYGPDVLSVRILVSNVYATVSPLVLLSSDGRVSRVLRNVQQVFTSI from the coding sequence ATGCTACTTAAAAATGCCCTTTTCTCCCAAGTTGGCATTGGAATCACAGCcaacaccctcctcctcctcttccacatCTTCACATTCTGCCAGGATCACAGGCCTAAGCCCAGCAGCCTGACTGTCTGTCACCTGGCCCTGGTGCACACAGCCATGCTCCTCACCGTGGTACTCCTGGCATCTCCGGACCTGTTTGAGTCGCTGCATTTCCAGAACGACTTCAAGTGCAAGGCTTTGTACTACATAGGAAGGGTGATGCAGGGCCTCTCCATCTGCACCACCGGGGTGCTGAGCACCATCCAAGCCGTCACCCTcagtcccagcacctcctggATGGCAAAGTTCAAACATAAACTTATGAACACCGTTACTCGCGCCTATGTGTTCACGTGGACCCTCACTTTGGCGTCCTCTGGTAACCTGCTCTTCTACATTGTGTCCTTTTCCAATCTGAACCAGACCAATTTGATGTTTCTAAATAAatactgctctctctcccccatgaGCTCCCTCATCAGATACCTGTTTTATGCCCTGACTACATCCAGGGATGTCTCCTTTGTAGGCGTCATGCTGCTCTCCAGCGTGTACCTGGTGAATCTGCTGTTCAGGCACCAGAGGAGGGCCCAGCACcttcacagcgccagcctctccccAAGACCCTCCCCAGAGAGAAGGGCCGCCCAGGCCGTCCTGCTGCTGGTGGGTTTTTTTGTGGTCATGTCCTGGATGGACTTTCTCATCACGACCTTCCCAATCTTATTGTCAGCCTATGGCCCAGACGTCCTGAGTGTGCGCATACTTGTGAGCAATGTGTATGCCACTGTCAGTCCTTTGGTGCTACTCAGTTCTGATGGAAGGGTGAGCCGTGTGCTGCGAAATGTGCAGCAGGTGTTCACTAGCATTTAA